From the Candidatus Bathyarchaeota archaeon A05DMB-5 genome, one window contains:
- a CDS encoding DUF521 domain-containing protein, with amino-acid sequence MYLTKEEERIYNGEFGWANQICMKILVRLGELFDATKLIPISSAHVSGVSYKTLGDAPVDFLEAMANANVKTSAKATLNPHSIDKEYLCNKLPSDICKKQWQILEYFNKMGFKNSLTCTPYYLEKPRRGSHLAWAESSAVVYANSVIGAWTNREGGPSALAAAIIGKTPDHGVHKAENRQPQVLVKIEKPLQNEVEFGALGIFLGKILEDKIPVIQGLQSASQDSLKQLSASLASTGMANMFYRNKKRVKASELEKVSVKTDDIRRTIGELTTTAIQKPDLIFIGCPHCSLSEIRQIADFIGTRKVKAGTELWICTSHFIKEKARKYIEKIEQSGTHVMTDTCAVVTWTDKLGITTIMTNSAKTAHYAPTLNKADTLLAPLKDCLKVALV; translated from the coding sequence TTGTATTTGACAAAGGAAGAGGAGCGCATCTACAACGGTGAATTTGGCTGGGCAAACCAAATTTGCATGAAGATACTCGTGCGTTTGGGTGAACTCTTTGATGCAACAAAACTTATCCCGATAAGTTCCGCGCATGTTTCTGGAGTTTCATACAAAACGCTCGGTGACGCCCCCGTAGATTTTTTAGAAGCAATGGCAAACGCGAACGTAAAAACAAGCGCAAAGGCAACATTAAACCCGCACAGCATCGACAAGGAATATTTATGCAACAAACTGCCATCTGACATATGCAAAAAACAGTGGCAAATTCTAGAATATTTCAATAAGATGGGTTTCAAAAATTCTCTCACATGCACGCCATATTACTTGGAAAAACCGAGACGCGGCTCGCACCTTGCATGGGCTGAATCGTCCGCTGTGGTCTACGCCAATTCGGTTATTGGTGCATGGACAAACCGAGAAGGAGGACCAAGCGCTCTTGCCGCTGCCATTATTGGAAAAACGCCAGACCATGGTGTTCACAAGGCTGAAAATCGTCAGCCTCAAGTTTTGGTGAAAATAGAAAAGCCGCTGCAGAACGAAGTGGAATTTGGCGCTTTAGGAATATTTCTTGGCAAAATTTTGGAAGACAAAATTCCAGTGATACAAGGGTTACAGAGTGCTTCACAGGACAGTTTGAAGCAGTTAAGCGCTTCTCTTGCATCAACAGGAATGGCCAACATGTTCTATCGTAACAAAAAAAGAGTAAAAGCTAGCGAACTTGAAAAAGTAAGCGTGAAGACTGATGACATAAGGCGAACAATTGGAGAGCTAACGACCACTGCTATACAAAAGCCCGACTTAATTTTCATCGGATGCCCTCACTGTTCACTCTCAGAAATCAGACAAATCGCAGATTTCATAGGCACAAGGAAAGTCAAGGCTGGGACAGAACTGTGGATTTGCACATCACACTTCATAAAAGAAAAAGCACGAAAATACATAGAAAAAATAGAGCAAAGCGGCACCCACGTAATGACTGACACATGCGCTGTTGTCACATGGACTGACAAACTAGGAATCACAACTATAATGACAAATTCTGCCAAAACAGCTCATTACGCACCAACATTAAACAAGGCAGACACTTTACTTGCGCCATTAAAAGACTGCTTAAAAGTAGCTCTCGTATAA
- a CDS encoding MFS transporter translates to MRVLNRFVAMWRLGFFFHEMAFGLLSIFLPLYIVSIEGSLVQVGIMSATALVLAIPASFFWGYLCDKTRRYKRYILISFLSSTVILFFFTLTTTIGFLIMLYAVMSIFHVAHEAPKNVLIAEFYTRKEWEKSFAFYEGFTETGWLIGLLLGFLTSTYSVAPACILLLCSGLNLAAFIISLFLVTDPLLIFERSLVNIEKAVGFAHEGVMVATKILDGLFLDERLKKENQYAFFAGLVLFSLATSMLFTPLPVFFSRDLAFSTSVVFVVYALNSAAGVTGYFLAGGRLNIGAGKSALSKIVMFRSMLAFSLFLLIWMPPYTLPLATLILVLMGFAYALFLVFTLSLSMELMPQGKTGLFNVLIGLGGAGGSFIGPFLAETFGFTWVFLVAGLIFLFASIAFKVFA, encoded by the coding sequence ATGCGTGTGTTAAATCGTTTTGTGGCTATGTGGCGTCTAGGGTTCTTCTTTCATGAGATGGCATTTGGGTTGCTTTCGATTTTTCTTCCATTGTACATTGTTTCCATTGAGGGGTCGCTTGTACAAGTTGGAATAATGAGCGCCACAGCTTTGGTTTTGGCAATTCCTGCTTCCTTCTTTTGGGGATACTTATGCGATAAAACAAGGCGCTACAAACGTTATATTCTAATCTCGTTTTTGTCATCAACTGTTATTCTTTTCTTTTTCACCTTGACAACCACCATAGGATTTTTGATAATGCTTTACGCGGTCATGTCCATTTTTCACGTAGCACATGAAGCTCCTAAAAACGTGTTGATAGCAGAATTCTACACGCGGAAAGAATGGGAAAAGTCATTTGCCTTTTATGAGGGTTTTACGGAAACTGGATGGCTCATCGGATTACTTTTAGGGTTTTTAACGTCAACTTACAGCGTTGCTCCAGCATGTATATTGTTGCTTTGTAGTGGCTTAAACTTGGCCGCGTTTATTATTTCGTTATTTCTTGTAACGGACCCTCTTTTAATCTTTGAAAGAAGCTTAGTTAATATAGAAAAGGCTGTAGGCTTCGCTCATGAAGGTGTGATGGTTGCAACAAAAATCTTAGACGGTTTGTTTCTAGATGAGAGATTGAAAAAAGAAAATCAGTACGCGTTTTTTGCTGGGCTTGTCCTATTTTCGCTAGCTACAAGCATGCTTTTTACGCCGTTACCCGTGTTCTTTTCTCGTGATTTAGCTTTTTCCACTAGTGTGGTCTTTGTGGTCTATGCGTTGAATTCTGCTGCGGGTGTTACAGGTTATTTTCTTGCAGGTGGCAGATTGAATATAGGCGCAGGAAAGTCTGCGTTAAGCAAAATTGTAATGTTCAGAAGTATGCTTGCTTTTTCACTGTTTTTGCTTATTTGGATGCCCCCATATACTTTGCCTTTGGCGACACTTATACTTGTTTTAATGGGCTTTGCTTACGCGCTATTCTTGGTGTTCACTCTTTCATTGTCCATGGAGCTTATGCCTCAAGGAAAAACTGGTTTGTTCAATGTTCTCATAGGTTTAGGTGGAGCAGGGGGCTCGTTTATTGGACCTTTTCTTGCCGAAACGTTTGGGTTCACTTGGGTGTTTCTGGTTGCTGGTCTAATTTTCTTGTTTGCTTCTATTGCTTTCAAGGTCTTCGCTTAA
- a CDS encoding glycoside hydrolase family 1 protein, with product MRFPDNFLWGAAKSGFQFEMGNPNRKNVDSNTDWYAWVHDPSNINKGIVSGDLPENGINYWNLYKQDHALAKKLGLNAYRIGIEWSRIFPNNTFAVEVGVERASDGRIAKIDIDEAAIEKLEKIANKEAVNHYRAVIEDLRAKDFKVFVCLNHFTLPLWIHDPITVHKTRMRRKSAEIYKTVIKGEQA from the coding sequence ATGAGATTTCCAGATAATTTTCTCTGGGGCGCAGCCAAGAGTGGATTCCAATTTGAGATGGGCAACCCAAACAGAAAAAACGTCGATTCCAACACAGACTGGTACGCTTGGGTGCATGACCCTTCCAACATTAACAAAGGCATCGTCAGTGGAGACCTACCAGAGAATGGCATAAACTACTGGAACCTTTACAAGCAAGATCACGCTCTTGCCAAAAAACTCGGTTTAAACGCTTACAGGATAGGAATTGAATGGAGCAGAATCTTTCCCAATAACACATTTGCCGTCGAGGTTGGAGTGGAAAGGGCATCTGATGGAAGAATTGCCAAAATAGACATTGATGAGGCGGCCATTGAAAAGCTTGAGAAAATAGCTAACAAAGAGGCGGTAAACCACTACAGAGCCGTAATAGAGGACTTACGAGCTAAGGACTTTAAAGTATTCGTTTGCCTAAACCATTTCACCCTGCCCTTATGGATTCACGACCCAATAACTGTTCACAAAACACGCATGCGCAGAAAAAGCGCGGAAATCTACAAAACGGTAATAAAAGGCGAACAAGCATAA
- a CDS encoding type II toxin-antitoxin system RelE/ParE family toxin, translated as MKTKFEIRFTPRFLKKIKAFDRGVQVRMLRGISILKTDPFAGKPLRGEWKGVYSLRIGDYRVLYQIKKNEVFLLVVGHRKRVY; from the coding sequence TTGAAAACGAAATTTGAAATTCGGTTTACCCCGCGTTTCTTGAAGAAAATTAAAGCTTTTGATAGAGGAGTTCAAGTGCGGATGCTTCGAGGGATCAGCATATTAAAGACTGACCCTTTTGCAGGAAAGCCTTTACGCGGTGAATGGAAAGGCGTTTACTCTTTAAGAATAGGGGATTACAGAGTTCTTTATCAAATTAAGAAAAACGAAGTATTCTTATTAGTTGTGGGTCATCGCAAACGTGTCTATTAA
- a CDS encoding HD domain-containing protein: MPKNYWGEIKDPVHGYVYITDAEKEIVDSYPVQRLHRLRQLAGAEYVYPGANHTRFEHSIGVMFLAGKTVKSPSLSQKISEDEAEMVKVAALLHDVGHGPFSHVFEHLLDKELGKTHEDMTKWIITNSELKDKITKIGYKPEEIGKLAIGTLHKPKKTFLNQIISSAVDVDKLDFVVRDTHHTGAEYGYVDVFRLIHALDVLGENLAVDAGALSALESLIIARIESFKSIYFHRVGRAAQIMLAMAMEKANEELGLTSFKTAEEYLAMDDYTVWTMLKNCKKSNEIIINLERRKILKCAYERTFYEKDAMISNIFSQEAYRKQIRAEIAQKAKVEVETVIIDVPTVPSVPYHHSVLTEPMEIPVFYRTKEGKMVPQRLSEISKIFEVLKGFMNILRVYTLEENREKVGDAASEILGKIPTTAKISY, translated from the coding sequence ATGCCCAAAAACTATTGGGGCGAAATAAAAGACCCAGTTCATGGATACGTATACATAACCGACGCAGAAAAAGAAATCGTAGACTCATACCCTGTTCAAAGGCTACACAGACTACGCCAATTAGCCGGCGCAGAATATGTTTATCCCGGAGCAAACCACACACGCTTTGAACATTCCATCGGCGTCATGTTCCTAGCTGGAAAAACCGTGAAAAGCCCCAGCCTATCACAGAAAATAAGCGAAGACGAAGCGGAAATGGTTAAAGTTGCAGCGTTGCTTCATGATGTTGGACACGGACCTTTCTCTCATGTTTTTGAGCATCTGCTGGATAAAGAACTTGGAAAGACACATGAAGACATGACAAAATGGATAATAACAAACAGTGAATTAAAAGACAAAATAACAAAAATCGGATATAAACCCGAAGAAATAGGAAAACTGGCAATAGGCACTTTGCACAAGCCCAAAAAGACGTTCTTAAACCAGATAATCAGCAGCGCAGTCGACGTGGACAAACTAGATTTTGTCGTAAGAGACACGCACCACACGGGCGCAGAATACGGCTACGTAGACGTTTTCCGATTAATCCATGCATTAGATGTTTTAGGCGAAAACCTAGCAGTAGACGCCGGCGCACTTTCAGCCCTTGAATCACTAATAATCGCTCGCATAGAATCCTTCAAAAGCATATACTTCCACCGCGTCGGAAGAGCCGCACAAATCATGCTTGCCATGGCAATGGAAAAAGCAAACGAAGAACTCGGGTTAACAAGTTTCAAAACTGCTGAAGAGTATCTTGCCATGGACGACTACACCGTGTGGACAATGCTGAAAAACTGCAAAAAATCAAACGAGATAATAATAAATCTGGAAAGAAGAAAGATACTTAAATGCGCTTACGAAAGAACATTCTACGAAAAAGACGCCATGATTTCAAACATTTTCAGCCAAGAAGCATACAGAAAACAAATACGCGCCGAAATTGCACAAAAAGCAAAAGTCGAAGTTGAAACTGTCATAATAGACGTGCCCACAGTGCCATCAGTCCCATATCACCATTCAGTTCTCACGGAACCAATGGAAATCCCAGTATTTTATCGAACAAAAGAAGGAAAAATGGTTCCTCAACGTTTAAGCGAAATCTCAAAAATCTTCGAAGTTCTAAAAGGATTCATGAACATACTGCGCGTTTATACGCTTGAAGAAAACCGCGAAAAAGTCGGCGACGCAGCGTCAGAAATTTTAGGTAAAATTCCAACAACTGCGAAAATATCTTACTAA
- a CDS encoding bifunctional 5,6,7,8-tetrahydromethanopterin hydro-lyase/3-hexulose-6-phosphate synthase, producing MLTDAAKKEAKTRSLLRGKPTKPTISGTAQILNIHRDTLYAWLKEFNVDFDKVTESISADLLSEAAEVPQKHTYLIGEALIGEGNEVSHIDLLIGDKDGPVGEAFAAGLSNLSAGHTPLLAVIRPNLPPKPHTLLVPKVTVKNLEDAGKIFGPAQAAVAKAVADAVEEGIIPKDKVDDWVIVCSVFIHPQASDYRRIYHYNYGATKLALKRALSKYPTLEKVFYDKDRAKHPIMGFRVPRLWRPPYVQISLDIPEFEKTKKIITEIPRSDRIILEAGTPLIKRYGTKVISDLREIAKDIFFIADLKTLDVGKVEVDLAYEETADAVIAAGLAPAETLDAFIHEAKRLGIYAMVDMLNVEDPIKKLKTLKQFPDVVILHRGIDEETGRTLGLELIQEMRHTFSDKKFLVAVAGGIVPETAKEALEKGADIIVVGRYVTQSKDIERAVRDFLELTPAMREDVDLFRVHVE from the coding sequence ATGTTGACAGACGCTGCCAAGAAAGAGGCGAAAACCCGGAGTCTTCTGAGAGGAAAACCGACAAAGCCTACAATTTCTGGGACAGCACAAATTCTGAACATTCATAGGGACACGTTATACGCGTGGCTTAAGGAGTTTAATGTCGATTTTGATAAAGTTACTGAAAGCATATCCGCAGATTTATTGTCGGAAGCTGCCGAAGTGCCTCAAAAACACACCTACCTAATCGGCGAAGCACTCATTGGAGAAGGCAACGAAGTTTCACACATCGACCTTCTAATAGGCGACAAAGACGGACCTGTCGGAGAAGCATTTGCCGCAGGACTTTCCAACCTTTCAGCGGGACACACACCACTTTTGGCGGTTATAAGACCTAATCTTCCACCAAAACCACACACGTTACTTGTGCCAAAAGTCACAGTGAAAAATCTCGAAGACGCAGGCAAAATTTTTGGTCCCGCGCAAGCCGCAGTTGCGAAGGCTGTGGCAGATGCAGTTGAGGAGGGCATTATCCCTAAAGATAAGGTGGACGACTGGGTCATAGTATGCAGTGTCTTCATACATCCACAAGCAAGTGACTACCGCAGAATATACCACTACAACTACGGCGCAACAAAACTGGCTTTGAAAAGGGCTCTATCAAAGTATCCAACACTAGAGAAAGTCTTCTACGACAAAGACAGAGCAAAGCACCCAATCATGGGATTCAGAGTACCCCGCCTTTGGAGACCACCCTACGTGCAAATCTCGTTGGACATACCAGAGTTTGAAAAGACAAAGAAAATTATAACGGAGATTCCTAGAAGCGACAGAATAATACTTGAAGCTGGAACACCGTTAATAAAAAGATATGGAACAAAAGTGATAAGCGACCTAAGAGAAATTGCCAAAGACATATTTTTCATTGCGGACTTGAAAACTTTAGACGTTGGGAAAGTCGAGGTTGACTTGGCTTACGAAGAAACAGCAGATGCAGTTATCGCAGCAGGATTGGCACCAGCCGAAACCCTTGACGCTTTCATTCACGAAGCAAAAAGACTCGGAATATACGCAATGGTAGACATGTTGAATGTGGAAGACCCCATCAAAAAACTCAAGACGCTCAAGCAGTTCCCAGACGTAGTCATCTTGCATAGAGGAATAGACGAAGAAACTGGAAGAACACTTGGCTTGGAGCTTATCCAAGAAATGCGACACACCTTCAGTGACAAAAAATTCTTAGTCGCTGTCGCTGGCGGAATAGTGCCAGAAACAGCCAAAGAAGCATTAGAGAAAGGCGCAGACATAATTGTTGTTGGAAGATACGTAACGCAGTCAAAAGACATTGAACGTGCTGTAAGAGACTTTCTCGAGTTGACACCAGCAATGCGTGAAGACGTAGACCTATTCAGAGTTCATGTAGAATAA
- a CDS encoding DUF126 domain-containing protein, whose translation MQPITLKGRGIVEGQCKAEALVSKKPISFLGGVDPADGKIIEKNHDLCGECVKDKVLCFPHGHGSTVGSYVMYSLAKKKLAPKAIINKTADPVVVVGAIIANIPMIDQIDIKQIETGDLVEVDACEGIVKISKRKETQKACI comes from the coding sequence ATGCAACCAATAACATTAAAAGGACGTGGAATCGTCGAAGGACAATGCAAAGCAGAAGCTTTAGTGTCAAAAAAACCAATAAGCTTCTTAGGCGGAGTTGACCCAGCAGACGGAAAAATAATCGAGAAAAACCACGATTTATGCGGAGAATGCGTAAAAGATAAGGTTTTGTGTTTTCCTCACGGGCATGGCTCAACCGTAGGCAGCTACGTGATGTATTCTTTGGCAAAGAAAAAGTTGGCGCCAAAAGCAATAATTAACAAAACGGCAGACCCAGTCGTAGTTGTCGGCGCCATAATAGCAAACATTCCAATGATTGACCAAATAGACATCAAACAAATTGAAACAGGCGACTTAGTAGAAGTTGACGCTTGCGAAGGCATAGTTAAAATTTCGAAAAGAAAGGAGACTCAAAAGGCTTGTATTTGA
- a CDS encoding carboxypeptidase M32, with translation MAETLQSSYKKLMEKMKEFLIFQSAEFVVYWDMETMMPPKAINLRSQQLALLSRIEYKMSTDPEIGRLLEEIMQHPKYEELDAVQRRNVYLTKKRYEEQTKLPEELVAQIAKQQAITIDKWKKAKAAKDFSMFSPELEKLVELQKKAAEILMSVKETDTPYDALIDIYEPKMTTRTITKIFDELREGLVSILKKCENSQKQPDTSILKRKVAIDVQKKIAKTLAEFVGYDVTSKEAGGRIDETEHPFTAGYYDDVRITTHYYEDYFTSSIFSVLHEAGHAIYEQNINPEWIYQPVGTSCSSGFHESQSRFVENIVGRSPEFWSYFLPKLKEAIGITLSDVNLDAFVRAINQVKPSKIRVEADEVTYGLHIIIRFNIERDLFADKITVKELPEIWNQNYKEYLGVKIENDSEGVMQDTHWAGGSFGYFPSYALGNIYSGQILTAMEKDLPDWRKQIEKGNFTNIKGWLVKNVHIYGNLYDPTELMKKITKRDLSVKPFLDYLRQKYATIYEF, from the coding sequence ATGGCTGAAACTTTACAGTCAAGTTATAAGAAGTTAATGGAGAAAATGAAGGAATTTCTCATTTTTCAATCTGCGGAATTTGTTGTTTATTGGGACATGGAGACTATGATGCCGCCTAAGGCGATTAATTTACGAAGCCAGCAGCTTGCTTTACTTAGTCGTATTGAATATAAAATGAGCACAGACCCTGAAATAGGAAGACTACTGGAAGAAATCATGCAGCATCCAAAATATGAAGAGTTAGATGCTGTTCAGAGAAGAAACGTGTATTTAACAAAGAAACGGTATGAGGAACAAACAAAGCTTCCAGAAGAATTAGTTGCTCAAATAGCAAAACAACAAGCCATAACCATAGACAAGTGGAAGAAGGCAAAAGCAGCCAAAGACTTTTCCATGTTCAGCCCAGAACTGGAAAAACTAGTCGAGTTGCAAAAGAAGGCTGCAGAAATTTTAATGAGCGTGAAAGAAACCGACACGCCCTACGATGCACTAATAGACATTTACGAACCAAAAATGACCACAAGAACCATAACAAAAATTTTTGATGAACTGCGAGAAGGATTAGTTTCAATACTGAAAAAATGCGAAAATTCTCAAAAACAACCCGACACGAGCATACTCAAACGCAAAGTAGCCATAGATGTACAGAAAAAAATCGCCAAAACCCTCGCCGAATTTGTCGGGTACGATGTGACATCAAAAGAAGCCGGCGGAAGAATTGATGAGACAGAACATCCGTTCACGGCAGGATATTATGATGACGTTCGAATAACAACCCATTACTACGAAGACTACTTCACATCCTCAATATTTTCAGTGCTACATGAAGCAGGACACGCAATTTACGAACAAAACATAAACCCAGAATGGATTTATCAACCAGTCGGAACGTCATGCTCTTCGGGTTTTCACGAGTCGCAGTCTCGTTTTGTAGAAAACATCGTTGGACGCTCACCAGAATTTTGGAGCTACTTCTTACCCAAACTAAAAGAAGCTATAGGCATAACCCTCTCGGATGTAAACTTAGACGCATTCGTCCGTGCCATCAATCAAGTTAAGCCTTCAAAAATTCGTGTCGAAGCAGACGAAGTTACCTATGGGCTTCATATTATCATAAGATTTAACATAGAACGTGACTTGTTTGCAGATAAAATAACTGTTAAAGAACTACCGGAAATATGGAACCAGAATTATAAAGAGTATTTGGGAGTGAAAATTGAAAACGATTCCGAAGGCGTAATGCAAGACACCCACTGGGCAGGAGGCTCATTCGGCTACTTCCCAAGCTACGCACTAGGCAACATCTATAGTGGACAGATACTTACCGCGATGGAAAAAGACCTGCCAGATTGGAGAAAGCAAATAGAAAAAGGAAACTTCACAAACATAAAAGGTTGGCTGGTGAAAAATGTTCACATCTACGGGAATCTTTACGACCCAACAGAACTCATGAAAAAAATTACAAAGAGAGATTTGAGTGTCAAACCTTTCTTGGATTATCTGCGACAAAAATACGCAACAATATACGAGTTCTAA